The Fundulus heteroclitus isolate FHET01 chromosome 13, MU-UCD_Fhet_4.1, whole genome shotgun sequence genome contains a region encoding:
- the LOC118565359 gene encoding uncharacterized protein LOC118565359, with protein MCAEADIPLEKMTKLRPFLKKHCKQGGALPENVSSLRQLHLPRVFEQHISSVLKKIRGKKYSVVVDKTTDARDCSVLNIVIGVENQYFLVDVVFMDRCNYSTVSQAILASLHSNDLDLNDAWAVVTDNAAYCLKAYREVLNEVMPNSVHVTCLCHIINLVGETWQHYKYFSDATSLVTWMRSVFFKKPARKRRWVAFLINKEAVQAKVPPEAVCTRWNSWFEAVKYHAEHVHLYRQFFLSEESTAMAVKNILSQLETEEKMQTFTLKLTFISEACSKLMTALTILEGTHRPTAVSAHNVMEDSGVLPS; from the exons ATGTGTGCTGAGGCTGACATCCCTTTGGAAAAGATGACAAAACTGCGTCCGTTTCTAAAGAAGCACTGCAAACAGGGAGGAGCCCTacctgaaaatgtaagcagtctTCGCCAACTTCACCTACCCCGAGTGTTCGAGCAACATATCTCCTCTGTGCTAAAAAAGATCCGTGGGAAAAAGTACTCGGTTGTTGTGGATAAGACTACTGATGCGAGAGACTGCAGCGTCCTAAACATCGTCATTG GAGTtgaaaatcaatattttctTGTGGATGTCGTCTTCATGGATAGATGCAACTACTCAACAGTTTCCCAAGCAATACTAGCCTCCCTCCACAGCAATGATCTAGATCTGAATGATGCCTGGGCAGTGGTCACAGATAATGCTGCTTACTGTCTGAAAGCATACAGGGAGGTCCTGAACGAAGTGATGCCAAACAGTGTCCATGTTACCTGCCTCTGCCACATTATAAATCTGGTGGGTGAGACCTGGCAGCATTACAAATACTTTTCTGATGCTACCTCACTTGTGACATGGATGAGATCTGTGTTCTTCAAAAAGCCTGCCAGAAAGCGAAGATGGGTGGCGTTCCTCATCAACAAGGAGGCTGTGCAGGCCAAGGTTCCTCCTGAGGCTGTGTGTACCCGGTGGAATAGTTGGTTTGAGGCTGTCAAGTACCATGCAGAGCATGTTCACCTGTACAGACAGTTCTTCTTGTCAGAGGAGTCAACAGCCATGGCAGTCAAGAACATCCTCAGCCAGTTGGAAACAGAGGAGAAGATGCAGACCTTCACTCTCAAGTTAACTTTCATCTCAGAGGCTTGCTCCAAACTGATGACAGCCCTGACCATCCTGGAAGGaacccacagacccacagcaGTGTCTGCACACAATGTCATGGAGGATTCCGGGGTCCTACCTAGTTAA